A stretch of the Solanum dulcamara chromosome 6, daSolDulc1.2, whole genome shotgun sequence genome encodes the following:
- the LOC129893129 gene encoding defensin-like protein: MARSVCFMAFLVLAMMLFVAYEVQAQQICKSVSQTFKGICVTNYPCRKACLTEGFTDGHCSKLQRRCLCTKTCALQKVSNKVEITLGEEEKSLSENVLEEEIMMV, translated from the exons ATGGCTCGCTCCGTTTGCTTCATGGCATTTCTTGTCTTGGCAATGATGCTCTTTGTTGCCTATG AGGTGCAAGCTCAGCAAATTTGCAAATCAGTAAGCCAAACTTTCAAAGGAATATGTGTTACCAACTATCCATGTAGAAAAGCTTGTCTCACTGAGGGATTTACAGATGGTCATTGTAGCAAACTCCAAAGAAGGTGCCTATGCACTAAGACTTGTGCACTTCAGAAAGTTTCAAATAAAGTTGAAATAACTTTGGGTGAGGAAGAAAAAAGTCTAAGTGAAAATGTGCTTGAAGAAGAGATTATGATGGTGTAA
- the LOC129893000 gene encoding defensin NsD7-like, with translation MQRERVARSICFMAFLVLPMMLFVAYVQAQYIYKSVSQKFKVICVTNYPCRKVCLTEGFTDGHCSKLQRRCLCTKICALQIKK, from the exons ATGCAGAGAG AGAGAGTGGCTCGTTCCATTTGCTTCATGGCATTTCTGGTCTTGCCAATGATGCTCTTTGTTGCCTAT GTGCAAGCTCAGTACATTTACAAATCAGTAagccaaaaattcaaagtaatATGTGTTACCAACTATCCATGTAGAAAAGTTTGTCTCACTGAGGGGTTTACAGATGGTCATTGTAGCAAACTCCAAAGAAGGTGCCTATGCACTAAGATTTGTGCACTTCAAATAAAGAAATAA
- the LOC129893130 gene encoding uncharacterized protein LOC129893130: protein MTSNIAESINIALVLARELSIFEILEQVKLRWNHNYKKEATGIFTPLIEKYQDILIENKAMCTRMMVVQSTEYVHNVNDDGRNFIVRLREKICSYGRFQYEEISCEHAWAVLKSKNLTAYEYCFDLYKSETFLKIYELPIYPLPDIKDWVVPEYILDDVVLPPPFRIQPDRPRKKTRAKGSRELLGSV, encoded by the exons ATGACATCGAATATTGCAGAGAGTATAAATATTGCACTAGTATTAGCTAGAGAGTTGTCaatctttgaaattttggagCAAGTTAAACTTAGATGGAACCATAATTATAAAAAGGAAGCCACCGGGATTTTTACGCCATTGATTGAAAAGTATCAGGATATACTCATAGAGAATAAAGCTATGTGCACAAGAATGATg GTTGTACAATCGACTGAATATGTGCACAATGTGAATGATGACGGCAGAAATTTTATAGTGCGTCTTCGGGAAAAAATATGTTCTTATGGTAGGTTCCAGTATGAAGAAATATCATGTGAACATGCTTGGGCTGTATTGAAATCAAAAAACCTAACAGCATATGAATATTGCTTTGATTTATACAAATCAGAAACTTTCCTAAAGATTTATGAGTTGCCAATATATCCTTTACCAGATATTAAAGACTGGGTAGTACCGGAATACATCTTGGATGATGTAGTTCTGCCTCCACCTTTCAGGATACAACCTGATAGGCCAAGGAAGAAGACTCGCGCAAAGGGTTCAAGAGAGCTGCTCGGGAGTGTGTGA